In one window of Duganella dendranthematis DNA:
- a CDS encoding zinc ribbon domain-containing protein, whose product MTRFCTQCGTPADDDARFCEDCGAAFKPVAQAAAVQAVTLSPASTGRNSKRLAIAGASVTAVLLAGGVAAYLLADEQATPELFSQAIDHYYATSPAAAAKLLCVGGLQLNGEPVVLNSFESGRRGLMDELVAAGLYQPPAVQGGGGFMSLETYRYSRTEAGTRAVQNGRLCVAQGLRIKTVQLGHGQSGTQQVALFRYEFKQPEAWLTGKLAARAARALSLDEDHAAVMVLRDGKWIMTTDDPDVASMRAAGRGAMAPQPSLLQRVKGWFRTGNPLIGKWRITTISWLHNGVISFAADQASVGRPNEPVTYEVKGDTVVVRYTQRNASDVFTIQDDDHISILAGNDSLLLERVKE is encoded by the coding sequence ATGACACGTTTTTGCACGCAATGCGGTACGCCGGCCGATGACGATGCACGCTTCTGCGAAGATTGCGGCGCAGCATTCAAGCCGGTAGCACAAGCTGCCGCAGTCCAGGCGGTCACCTTGTCGCCCGCGTCAACCGGCCGCAACAGCAAGCGCCTGGCCATCGCCGGCGCTTCGGTGACGGCGGTGCTGTTGGCCGGCGGGGTGGCGGCCTATCTGTTGGCCGACGAGCAGGCGACGCCGGAGCTGTTCAGCCAAGCCATCGATCATTATTACGCCACCAGTCCTGCCGCAGCGGCCAAGCTGCTGTGCGTCGGTGGTCTCCAGCTCAACGGTGAACCGGTGGTGCTTAACAGCTTTGAGTCGGGCCGGCGCGGCTTGATGGACGAACTGGTGGCCGCCGGCCTGTACCAGCCGCCGGCGGTGCAGGGCGGTGGCGGCTTCATGTCGCTGGAAACTTACCGCTACAGCCGCACCGAGGCGGGAACGCGCGCCGTGCAAAATGGCAGGCTGTGCGTGGCACAGGGCTTGCGGATAAAAACTGTACAGCTCGGCCACGGCCAATCGGGGACACAGCAGGTGGCCTTGTTCCGTTACGAATTCAAGCAGCCCGAAGCCTGGCTGACGGGCAAGCTGGCCGCACGCGCGGCGCGCGCCCTGTCGCTCGACGAAGACCATGCGGCGGTCATGGTGCTGCGCGACGGTAAATGGATCATGACCACCGACGACCCCGACGTGGCCAGCATGCGCGCGGCCGGACGTGGCGCGATGGCGCCGCAGCCATCGTTGCTGCAGCGTGTGAAAGGCTGGTTCCGCACCGGCAATCCGTTGATCGGCAAATGGCGCATTACCACGATCTCGTGGCTGCACAATGGCGTGATCAGCTTTGCTGCCGATCAGGCTTCGGTAGGGCGCCCGAATGAACCCGTGACCTACGAGGTGAAGGGCGATACCGTAGTCGTCCGCTACACCCAACGCAACGCCAGCGACGTCTTCACCATCCAGGACGACGACCACATCAGCATCCTCGCCGGCAACGACTCCCTGCTGCTGGAACGTGTTAAAGAGTAA
- a CDS encoding CoA transferase subunit B produces the protein MAWTRDEMAARAAKELQDGYYVNLGIGLPTLVANYVPTGIEVFLQSENGLLGIGPFPTEAEIDADLINAGKQTVTALPGSAYFSSADSFGMIRGGKINLAILGAMQVSEQGDLANWMIPGKMVKGMGGAMDLVAGVKKVVVLMEHVATAKDGSTSHKLLPKCDLPLTGVGVVDLVITDLGVLEVSDTGLKVTELAPGVTKDQIQAATGVKLLFAAL, from the coding sequence ATGGCATGGACTCGTGATGAAATGGCTGCGCGCGCAGCCAAGGAACTGCAGGACGGTTACTACGTCAACCTCGGCATCGGCTTGCCGACGCTGGTGGCCAATTATGTGCCGACCGGCATCGAAGTCTTCCTGCAATCGGAAAACGGCCTGCTGGGCATCGGCCCGTTCCCGACCGAAGCAGAGATCGACGCCGACCTGATCAACGCCGGCAAGCAGACCGTGACGGCGCTGCCGGGCTCGGCCTATTTCAGCTCGGCCGACTCGTTCGGCATGATCCGCGGCGGCAAGATCAACCTGGCCATCCTGGGGGCGATGCAGGTGTCGGAGCAGGGCGACCTGGCCAACTGGATGATTCCGGGCAAAATGGTCAAGGGCATGGGCGGCGCGATGGATCTGGTGGCCGGCGTCAAGAAAGTGGTGGTGCTGATGGAGCACGTGGCCACCGCCAAGGACGGCTCGACCTCGCACAAGCTGCTGCCGAAATGCGACCTGCCGCTGACCGGCGTTGGCGTGGTGGACCTGGTGATCACCGACCTCGGCGTGCTGGAAGTGAGCGATACCGGCCTGAAGGTGACCGAACTGGCGCCGGGCGTGACCAAGGACCAGATCCAGGCCGCCACCGGCGTCAAGCTGCTCTTTGCTGCGCTGTAA
- a CDS encoding CoA transferase subunit A, translating into MNKIYPDAASALNGVVQNGQTIAVGGFGLCGIPEALIGALRDSGVTGLTAISNNAGVDGFGLGQLLETRQIKKMIASYVGENKEFARQYLAGELELEFTPQGTLAEKLRAGGAGIPAFFTKTGVGTIVADGKEIREFDGEQYVMERSLVADVALVKAWKADKAGNLVFRKTARNFNPNAAMAGKICIAEVEQLVETGEIDPDQVHLPSIYVHRIVVNATPEKRIEQRTIRAANQE; encoded by the coding sequence ATGAACAAGATCTATCCGGACGCAGCTTCCGCCTTGAACGGCGTCGTCCAGAACGGCCAGACCATTGCCGTTGGCGGCTTCGGCCTGTGCGGCATCCCGGAGGCGCTGATCGGCGCACTGCGCGATTCCGGCGTCACTGGCCTGACCGCCATCTCCAACAACGCCGGTGTCGACGGTTTCGGCCTCGGCCAGTTGCTGGAGACTCGCCAGATTAAAAAGATGATCGCCTCCTACGTGGGCGAAAACAAGGAGTTCGCGCGCCAGTACCTGGCCGGCGAACTGGAACTGGAATTTACGCCGCAGGGCACGCTGGCCGAGAAACTGCGCGCCGGCGGCGCCGGCATTCCGGCCTTCTTCACCAAGACCGGCGTCGGCACCATCGTCGCCGACGGTAAGGAAATCCGCGAGTTTGACGGCGAACAATACGTGATGGAGCGCAGTCTGGTAGCCGACGTGGCACTGGTCAAGGCTTGGAAGGCCGATAAGGCCGGCAACCTGGTGTTCCGCAAGACCGCGCGCAATTTCAACCCCAACGCCGCCATGGCCGGCAAGATCTGCATCGCCGAAGTCGAACAGCTGGTGGAAACCGGCGAGATTGATCCGGACCAGGTGCACCTGCCCAGCATCTATGTGCATCGCATTGTGGTCAACGCCACGCCGGAAAAACGCATCGAGCAGCGCACCATTCGCGCCGCCAACCAAGAATAA
- a CDS encoding PAS and helix-turn-helix domain-containing protein yields MRAQPIIDYESIFLHAPVGMCISENRTIQTCNGALAAMFGYTRDQLEGLSFLVLYPTMDEFLRTGDRIVPIMNAKGRYSDERIMRRADGELFWCHVTGHAMLSDAPLGAGIWTFEDVSEKRPVTAELTPREREIAALLVEGKTSKTIARQVDLSPRTVEMHRAKLMRKFSASTSSELVHKLVGVQL; encoded by the coding sequence ATGCGCGCTCAGCCGATTATTGATTACGAATCGATTTTCCTTCATGCGCCAGTCGGCATGTGCATTTCGGAAAATCGCACCATCCAGACCTGCAATGGCGCGCTGGCGGCCATGTTCGGCTACACCCGCGACCAGCTCGAAGGCCTGTCCTTCCTGGTGCTGTATCCGACCATGGACGAATTCCTGCGCACCGGCGACCGCATCGTGCCGATCATGAACGCCAAGGGCCGCTATTCCGACGAGCGCATCATGCGCCGCGCCGATGGCGAACTGTTCTGGTGTCACGTCACCGGCCACGCGATGCTGTCCGACGCCCCGCTTGGCGCCGGCATCTGGACCTTCGAGGACGTCAGCGAAAAACGGCCGGTCACCGCCGAACTGACGCCGCGCGAACGTGAAATCGCCGCCCTGCTGGTGGAAGGCAAGACCAGCAAAACCATCGCCCGCCAGGTCGATCTCAGCCCGCGCACGGTGGAAATGCACCGTGCCAAGCTGATGCGCAAGTTCTCGGCGTCCACCTCTTCCGAGTTGGTGCACAAATTGGTGGGTGTCCAGCTTTAA
- a CDS encoding SDR family oxidoreductase, which translates to MGIEVNFEGKIALITGASSGLGARFAKVLAQAGAQVVLASRRTERLKELRAEIEADGGAAHVVSLDVTDYASIKSAIAHAETEAGPIDILVNNSGVSTTQRLVDVTPDDYAFVMDTNLRGAFFVAQETAKRMIARAKGDPGKQHRIINIASVAGLRVLPQIGVYCMSKAGVVQMTKAMAVEWGKYGINTNAICPGYISTEINEDYFASEQGQKLVQMLPRKRPGKPEDLDGLLLLLAGEDSNFINGAIISADDGMTAT; encoded by the coding sequence GTGGGCATAGAAGTTAACTTTGAGGGAAAAATTGCGCTGATCACCGGCGCCTCCAGCGGTCTGGGAGCCCGGTTTGCCAAAGTGCTGGCCCAGGCGGGCGCGCAAGTGGTGCTGGCCTCGCGCCGCACCGAGCGGCTGAAAGAGCTGCGCGCCGAGATCGAGGCCGACGGCGGCGCCGCCCATGTGGTCAGCCTGGATGTGACCGATTACGCCAGCATCAAGTCGGCCATCGCCCACGCCGAGACCGAAGCGGGACCGATCGACATCCTGGTCAACAACTCGGGCGTGTCGACCACCCAGCGGCTGGTGGACGTGACGCCGGACGACTATGCGTTCGTGATGGACACCAATCTGCGCGGCGCCTTTTTTGTGGCGCAGGAGACCGCCAAGCGCATGATCGCGCGCGCCAAGGGCGATCCCGGCAAGCAGCACCGCATCATCAATATCGCCTCGGTGGCGGGGCTGCGCGTGCTGCCGCAGATCGGCGTCTACTGCATGAGCAAGGCTGGCGTGGTGCAGATGACCAAGGCCATGGCGGTGGAGTGGGGCAAGTACGGCATCAACACCAACGCCATTTGCCCGGGCTATATTTCGACCGAGATCAACGAGGATTATTTCGCCAGCGAGCAGGGCCAAAAGCTGGTGCAGATGCTGCCGCGCAAGCGTCCCGGCAAGCCGGAAGACCTGGACGGCCTGCTGTTGCTGCTGGCCGGCGAGGATTCCAACTTCATCAACGGCGCAATCATTTCCGCTGACGACGGCATGACCGCGACTTAA
- a CDS encoding electron transfer flavoprotein-ubiquinone oxidoreductase has translation MEYDVVIVGGGPAGLSAAIKIKQLAAAKGQEVSVVVLEKGGELGAHILSGAVMDPQALTELIPDWKEKGAPLNTAVTEDRVLFLTETGSFKTPNFLLPKCFENHGNYVISLGNVVRWLGQQAEALGVEIFPGFAAAEILYNDDGSVKGIATGNMGVKRDGEAGPEFQLGMELHGKYTLFAEGSRGHLGKQLMAKYDLNKGKDPQSYGIGIKELWEIDPAKHQPGLVIHTTGWPLDSKTYGGSFLYHLENNQVMVGYVVGLNYANPYLSPYEEFQRYKTHPEIRQFLEGGKRISYGARAITAGGLQSLPKLVFPGGALIGCDAGFLNMSRIKGSHAAIKSGMLAADAVFEALGAGRQADELAAYPVAFEQSWLHEELHVARNVKPWLNKGLYLGSLMTGIDQIVFRGKAPWTLRHSHADHECLKPASQFTPINYPKPDGKLTFDRLSSVFISNTNHAEDQPIHLTLKNASVPVDVNLAQYAGPEQRYCPAGVYEFVKTDDGGDRLQINAQNCVHCKTCDIKDPTQNIVWVTPEGGGGPNYPNM, from the coding sequence ATGGAGTATGACGTCGTCATCGTCGGCGGCGGCCCGGCAGGCTTGTCGGCAGCGATCAAGATCAAACAGCTGGCTGCGGCCAAGGGCCAGGAAGTGTCCGTCGTCGTGCTGGAAAAAGGCGGCGAACTGGGTGCCCACATCCTGTCCGGCGCCGTGATGGACCCCCAGGCGCTAACCGAACTGATCCCGGACTGGAAAGAAAAAGGCGCACCGCTCAACACCGCCGTCACCGAAGACCGCGTGCTGTTCCTGACCGAGACCGGCTCCTTCAAGACCCCGAACTTCCTGCTGCCGAAGTGTTTTGAAAACCACGGCAACTACGTCATCTCGCTGGGCAATGTGGTGCGCTGGCTGGGCCAGCAGGCCGAAGCGCTGGGCGTGGAAATCTTCCCCGGCTTTGCCGCCGCCGAAATCCTGTACAACGACGACGGCTCGGTCAAGGGCATCGCCACCGGCAATATGGGCGTCAAGCGCGACGGCGAAGCCGGTCCGGAATTCCAGCTGGGCATGGAACTGCACGGCAAATACACACTGTTCGCCGAAGGTTCGCGCGGCCACCTGGGCAAGCAGCTGATGGCCAAGTACGACCTGAACAAGGGTAAAGACCCGCAGTCGTACGGCATCGGCATTAAAGAGTTGTGGGAAATCGATCCGGCCAAGCATCAGCCCGGCCTGGTGATCCACACCACCGGCTGGCCGCTGGACAGCAAAACCTACGGCGGCTCCTTCCTGTATCACCTGGAAAACAACCAGGTGATGGTCGGCTACGTGGTCGGCCTGAACTATGCCAACCCTTACCTGTCGCCGTACGAAGAATTCCAGCGCTACAAGACTCACCCGGAAATCCGCCAGTTCCTCGAAGGCGGCAAGCGCATCTCGTATGGTGCCCGCGCGATCACCGCCGGCGGCCTGCAATCGCTGCCGAAGCTGGTATTCCCGGGCGGCGCGCTGATCGGTTGCGACGCCGGTTTCCTGAATATGAGCCGCATCAAGGGCAGCCACGCGGCGATCAAGTCCGGCATGCTGGCCGCCGACGCCGTGTTCGAGGCGCTGGGCGCCGGCCGCCAGGCCGACGAGCTGGCCGCCTACCCGGTCGCGTTTGAACAGTCGTGGCTCCACGAAGAGCTGCACGTGGCGCGCAACGTCAAGCCGTGGCTGAACAAGGGGCTGTACCTGGGTTCGCTGATGACCGGCATCGACCAGATCGTGTTCCGCGGCAAAGCGCCATGGACGCTGCGCCACTCGCACGCCGATCACGAGTGCCTGAAGCCGGCCTCGCAGTTCACGCCAATTAATTACCCCAAACCGGATGGCAAGCTGACCTTCGACCGCCTGTCGTCGGTGTTTATCTCCAACACCAACCACGCGGAGGACCAGCCGATCCACCTGACGCTGAAGAACGCCAGCGTGCCGGTGGATGTCAACCTGGCCCAGTACGCCGGTCCGGAACAGCGCTACTGCCCGGCCGGGGTGTATGAATTCGTCAAGACCGACGACGGCGGCGACCGCCTGCAGATCAACGCCCAGAACTGCGTGCATTGCAAAACCTGCGATATCAAGGATCCGACCCAGAACATCGTCTGGGTGACGCCGGAAGGCGGCGGCGGCCCGAACTATCCAAATATGTAA
- a CDS encoding flagellin N-terminal helical domain-containing protein, translated as MLSLHTNAAALSAQNSISRTQSALSTSQTRLSTGFRVNSAMDDAAGLQIATRLKAQTSGMAMAMRNTQNSISLLQTGEGALDETTNILTRMKDLATQSADASSTSADRTAMQAEYNALTNELTNIVGNTSFGGSKLFATTASGPSSTFQNATLTFQIGASKDEKMDVTELATAVGSMTDALGSAALSFSADGTAGTAGGTEISDTVADDGSGGTNANATIDLLKTAIDKVGSMRSQMGAIANRLDHVYNNLQNISSNTQAATGRIMDTDFAAESSNMTSSQMLLQAGTAMLKQSNSTSSLVMSLLQ; from the coding sequence ATGCTGAGCCTTCACACCAACGCCGCGGCCCTTTCCGCACAGAACTCGATCTCCCGCACCCAGTCGGCCCTGTCGACCTCGCAGACCCGCCTGAGCACCGGCTTCCGTGTCAATTCGGCAATGGATGACGCAGCAGGCCTGCAGATCGCAACCCGCCTGAAAGCGCAAACCAGCGGTATGGCCATGGCCATGCGCAACACCCAGAACTCGATCTCGCTGCTGCAAACCGGCGAAGGCGCGCTGGACGAAACCACCAACATCCTGACCCGCATGAAGGATCTGGCCACCCAATCGGCGGATGCCTCCTCGACCTCGGCTGACCGTACCGCAATGCAAGCTGAATACAACGCCCTGACCAACGAGCTGACCAACATCGTTGGCAACACCTCGTTCGGCGGCAGCAAGCTGTTCGCGACCACCGCCAGCGGCCCATCGAGCACCTTCCAGAACGCCACCCTGACGTTCCAGATCGGCGCTTCGAAAGACGAAAAAATGGACGTCACCGAACTGGCAACCGCCGTCGGCTCGATGACCGATGCACTGGGTTCGGCAGCTCTGTCGTTCAGCGCTGACGGCACCGCCGGCACCGCTGGCGGCACCGAAATCAGCGACACCGTCGCTGACGACGGCTCGGGCGGCACCAACGCCAATGCCACCATCGACCTGCTGAAAACCGCAATCGACAAAGTGGGTTCGATGCGTTCGCAGATGGGTGCAATCGCTAACCGTCTGGACCACGTGTACAACAACTTGCAAAACATCTCGAGCAACACGCAGGCTGCTACCGGCCGTATCATGGACACCGACTTCGCGGCCGAATCGTCGAACATGACCTCGTCGCAGATGCTGCTGCAAGCTGGCACCGCGATGCTGAAGCAGTCGAACAGCACCTCGTCGCTGGTTATGTCCCTGCTGCAGTAA
- a CDS encoding tetratricopeptide repeat protein, whose product MTTSSNVDQLLAQGIQFHSAGQLPQALQSYEQVLQLEPQHFDALHNTGIAAFQSGNFDVAASFFRSALAVDPAHAAAHNNLGNALREMQLMEEALRSYDRALALAADDANTHFNRAVTLQSLLRTDEALQAYEQALALDAGDDQAWNNRGALLWQTKQHNLALINVEQALLLNPQNIEAHNHRGNILQDLGQPDAAEESYRQALALLPDYADAHYHLGRLQLSAQRYDEALASLDQAITLDPQHLQAYRQRALALRQLDQAAEAQRTDDAAQALQAQLVAAYRQRGGELEQLGHFESAAAMYVAALELDRDNAELQRLHARALDNTRQNAEVLASLRHALELRTERVARHASPEQLAANDIQRDYESARVALEKLMKLAPTNPQVYIDLGTVLRALGLDDQAMACYERALAFAPRSPLANWNRALLLLGRGDFEKGWPAYEWRWQVKQLPLYKAKRHFLKPQWSGRESLKGKTILLHPEQGLGDAIQFGRYASLVKQRGARVVLEVWQELAPLMASLKDVDQVVVRGAALPAFDYHIPLMSLPLAFNTNIDTIPASPSYLTSDADKRQQWHAELGPQKRLRVGVVWSGRPTHGNDHNRSLPLSVLAPIFSEQYEFICLQKEVRPEDQALLDTLPVRQVSHLLKDFSDTAALCDLVDIVLTVDTSVAHLAGALGKNTWILLPTPFEWRWLEHGSSSPWYPSVTLYRQQHIGAWQPVIDAVAADLARQRPA is encoded by the coding sequence ATGACAACCTCCTCCAATGTAGACCAGTTGCTCGCACAGGGCATTCAATTCCACAGCGCGGGGCAATTGCCGCAAGCACTGCAAAGCTATGAGCAAGTGCTGCAACTCGAACCCCAGCACTTCGACGCGCTGCACAATACCGGCATTGCCGCCTTCCAGAGTGGGAATTTTGACGTGGCGGCCAGCTTTTTCCGCTCGGCGCTGGCGGTCGATCCGGCGCACGCTGCCGCCCATAACAACCTCGGCAACGCGCTGCGCGAAATGCAGCTGATGGAAGAGGCGCTGCGCAGCTACGACCGCGCGCTGGCGCTGGCGGCGGACGATGCCAACACCCATTTCAACCGCGCCGTCACCTTGCAGTCGCTGCTGCGCACCGACGAAGCCCTGCAAGCCTACGAACAGGCGCTGGCGCTGGACGCCGGCGACGATCAGGCCTGGAACAACCGCGGCGCCCTGTTGTGGCAGACCAAACAGCACAATCTGGCGCTGATCAACGTCGAGCAGGCGCTGCTGCTCAATCCGCAGAACATCGAAGCGCACAACCATCGCGGCAATATCCTGCAAGACCTGGGACAGCCGGACGCCGCCGAGGAAAGCTACCGGCAAGCCCTCGCCCTGCTGCCGGACTATGCCGACGCGCACTACCACCTCGGCCGCCTGCAGCTATCGGCCCAACGTTACGACGAGGCGCTGGCCAGCCTGGATCAGGCCATCACGCTGGATCCGCAACACCTCCAGGCCTACCGCCAGCGCGCGCTGGCATTGCGCCAGCTGGACCAGGCAGCGGAAGCACAGCGCACCGACGATGCCGCCCAGGCGCTGCAAGCGCAACTGGTGGCGGCCTATCGTCAGCGCGGCGGCGAACTGGAGCAGCTGGGGCATTTCGAATCGGCGGCTGCCATGTACGTCGCCGCGCTGGAACTGGATCGCGACAACGCCGAACTGCAGCGACTGCACGCCCGCGCGCTCGACAATACCCGGCAGAATGCCGAGGTGCTGGCCAGCCTGCGGCACGCGCTGGAACTGCGGACGGAACGGGTGGCGCGCCATGCGTCGCCGGAGCAGTTGGCCGCCAACGACATTCAGCGCGACTACGAGTCGGCGCGGGTGGCGCTGGAAAAGCTGATGAAACTCGCGCCCACCAATCCACAGGTGTATATCGACCTGGGCACGGTGTTGCGCGCGCTCGGCCTCGATGACCAGGCCATGGCCTGTTACGAACGCGCGCTGGCTTTCGCGCCGCGCTCGCCGCTGGCCAACTGGAACCGCGCCCTGCTGCTGCTGGGCCGCGGCGACTTCGAAAAAGGCTGGCCCGCCTACGAATGGCGCTGGCAAGTCAAGCAGCTGCCGCTGTACAAGGCCAAGCGCCACTTCCTGAAACCGCAATGGAGCGGGCGTGAATCGCTCAAAGGCAAGACCATCCTGCTGCATCCCGAGCAGGGCCTGGGCGACGCCATCCAGTTCGGCCGCTACGCCAGCCTGGTGAAACAGCGCGGCGCCCGCGTGGTGCTGGAGGTATGGCAAGAACTGGCGCCGCTGATGGCCTCGCTGAAAGACGTCGACCAGGTGGTCGTGCGCGGCGCAGCGCTCCCCGCCTTTGATTACCATATTCCGCTGATGAGCCTGCCGTTGGCGTTCAACACCAACATCGACACCATCCCGGCCAGCCCGTCCTATCTGACCAGCGATGCGGATAAACGCCAGCAGTGGCATGCCGAACTGGGACCGCAGAAGCGGCTGCGCGTCGGCGTGGTCTGGAGCGGCCGGCCCACGCACGGCAACGACCATAACCGCAGCCTGCCGCTGTCGGTGCTGGCGCCGATCTTCTCGGAGCAGTACGAATTCATCTGCCTGCAAAAGGAAGTGCGGCCGGAAGACCAGGCGCTGCTCGACACGCTGCCGGTACGCCAGGTCAGCCACCTGCTGAAGGACTTCAGCGACACCGCCGCGCTGTGCGACCTGGTGGACATTGTGCTGACGGTCGACACCAGCGTCGCCCACCTGGCCGGCGCGCTGGGCAAAAACACCTGGATCTTGCTGCCGACGCCGTTCGAATGGCGCTGGCTGGAGCATGGCAGCAGCAGTCCCTGGTATCCGAGCGTCACCTTGTACCGCCAGCAACACATCGGCGCCTGGCAACCGGTGATCGACGCCGTGGCGGCCGACCTGGCCCGCCAGCGCCCGGCTTAA
- a CDS encoding flagellar biosynthesis protein FlhA, protein MITEIRRHKFATPAFLLVILAMIMLPLPPILLDVMFTFNIVLALIVILGSVQVRRPLDFSVFPTVLLATTMLRLTLNVASTRVVLLHGHEGTAAAGHVIEAFGNVVVGGNYVVGIVVFVILMIINFMVVTKGAERISEVSARFTLDALPGKQMAIDADLNAGLINQEKAQQRRLEVAAEADFYGAMDGASKFVRGDAVASILILIINMVGGVAIGALMQDMSFGDAFRQYALLTIGDGLVAQIPALLLSAAAAILVTRISDSGDFEQQVGSQVLTSPQVMFSAALMMLILAMVPGMPWQMFGVFALALAYVGWKLLTRVKAPVTNNLDAIEAALRDDRAPELDWTSLPAVQPLQLAVGYKLVGLIDKAHGEPLTKRIKGVRQSISEAMGLLLPPIQVRDDLGLKPSQYSVVLSGSVVSQAEVFADRLMAIPSPNVYGQIDGIPGIEPAYGMPVTWIETSEKANALGLGYQVVEAPSAIATHLSKLIREYLPELFRHEDVPALMERLAASSPKLAAALDKALTHTQMLRVFRVLLAENVSLKDIVPIATTLVDSSETTKDPILLAAEVRCALRRQIVTALFGQKTEMRAFNLGGDLENMLLGSLNQARQSGKVVLDNYPIDPHLLAQLQVNMPVAREQMKQQATPPLLLVLPQIRPLLARYARLFAPGLHVLSYNEIPENREVSIIGTVG, encoded by the coding sequence ATGATTACGGAGATCCGTCGCCACAAGTTTGCCACCCCGGCATTCTTGCTGGTCATCCTGGCGATGATCATGTTGCCGTTGCCGCCGATATTGCTGGACGTAATGTTCACCTTCAATATCGTGCTGGCGCTGATCGTGATCCTGGGTTCGGTGCAGGTGCGCCGTCCGCTGGACTTCTCGGTGTTCCCGACGGTGCTGCTGGCCACCACCATGCTGCGCCTGACGCTGAACGTGGCGTCCACCCGCGTGGTGCTGCTGCACGGCCATGAAGGCACGGCCGCCGCCGGTCATGTGATCGAGGCCTTCGGTAATGTGGTGGTGGGCGGTAACTACGTGGTCGGTATCGTGGTGTTCGTGATTCTGATGATCATTAACTTCATGGTGGTGACCAAGGGTGCGGAGCGGATTTCCGAAGTGTCGGCGCGCTTCACGCTGGATGCGCTGCCCGGCAAGCAGATGGCGATTGACGCCGACCTTAACGCCGGCCTGATCAACCAGGAAAAAGCCCAGCAGCGCCGCCTGGAAGTAGCGGCCGAGGCCGACTTCTACGGCGCCATGGACGGTGCCTCCAAGTTCGTGCGCGGCGATGCCGTGGCGTCGATCCTGATTCTGATCATCAATATGGTGGGCGGCGTGGCGATTGGCGCGCTGATGCAGGACATGTCGTTCGGCGACGCCTTCCGCCAGTACGCGCTGCTGACCATCGGTGATGGCCTGGTAGCGCAGATCCCGGCGCTGCTGCTGTCGGCAGCCGCGGCGATTCTGGTCACCCGGATCTCGGATTCGGGCGACTTCGAGCAACAAGTCGGCAGTCAGGTCCTGACCTCGCCGCAGGTGATGTTCAGCGCCGCGCTGATGATGCTGATCCTGGCCATGGTGCCGGGCATGCCATGGCAGATGTTCGGCGTGTTCGCGCTGGCGCTGGCGTATGTCGGCTGGAAGTTATTAACCAGGGTCAAGGCGCCGGTTACCAATAACCTGGACGCCATCGAGGCGGCGCTGCGCGACGACCGTGCGCCCGAGCTCGATTGGACCTCGCTGCCGGCCGTACAGCCGCTGCAACTGGCGGTCGGCTACAAGCTGGTGGGCCTGATCGACAAGGCGCACGGCGAGCCGCTGACCAAGCGCATCAAGGGCGTGCGCCAGAGTATTTCGGAAGCCATGGGGCTGCTGCTGCCGCCGATCCAGGTGCGCGACGACCTCGGCCTGAAGCCGTCGCAGTATTCGGTGGTGCTGTCGGGCAGCGTGGTGTCGCAGGCCGAGGTGTTTGCCGATCGCCTGATGGCCATCCCGTCGCCCAATGTGTACGGCCAGATCGACGGCATCCCCGGCATCGAGCCGGCCTACGGCATGCCGGTGACGTGGATCGAGACCAGCGAGAAAGCCAATGCGCTGGGACTGGGCTACCAGGTGGTGGAGGCGCCAAGCGCGATCGCCACCCATTTGTCCAAGCTGATCCGCGAATACCTGCCGGAGCTGTTCCGCCACGAAGACGTGCCGGCCTTGATGGAGCGGCTCGCCGCCAGTTCGCCCAAGCTGGCGGCGGCGCTGGACAAGGCGCTGACCCACACGCAGATGCTGCGCGTGTTCCGCGTGCTGCTGGCGGAAAACGTCTCGCTGAAGGATATCGTGCCGATCGCCACCACGCTGGTGGACAGTTCGGAAACCACCAAGGACCCGATCCTGCTGGCGGCCGAGGTGCGCTGCGCGCTGCGGCGCCAGATCGTCACCGCGCTGTTCGGCCAGAAGACCGAGATGCGCGCCTTCAACCTCGGCGGCGACCTGGAGAATATGCTGCTGGGCTCGTTGAATCAGGCGCGCCAGAGCGGCAAGGTGGTGCTGGACAACTACCCGATCGACCCGCACCTGCTGGCCCAGCTACAGGTGAATATGCCGGTGGCGCGCGAGCAGATGAAGCAGCAGGCGACGCCGCCGCTGCTGCTGGTACTGCCGCAGATCCGGCCGCTGCTGGCGCGTTATGCGCGCCTGTTCGCGCCCGGCCTGCATGTGCTGTCGTACAACGAGATTCCGGAGAATCGCGAAGTCAGCATCATCGGCACGGTCGGTTAA